Proteins encoded by one window of Kribbella italica:
- the lanKC gene encoding class III lanthionine synthetase LanKC, whose amino-acid sequence MESYELYCLADRRFYDSPSTAEGQPDFALASREVPAGWEHVPGEMWMHYAPSGLELPAQGWKIHVSAGLADAERTLEVVWDYCVPRGIAFKFLRNEPVLVMVNSKSAPRGSSGKLVTIYPTDEAQLELVLKELDDLLDGVQGPYILSDLRYAEGPLFVRYGAFVSRYTLDPAGERVLALEDNTGRLVPDHRSPTFTTPPWITLPSFLQTHLDARNAVTTNDLAYTIEGVIQFSNGGGVYLGHHNETQAKVVLKEGRPYAGLDMSGRDAVARIGHERDILQRLDGLDVVPQVHDYFTLGDHHFLVQEFVDANPLQRELVRRYPLTRPDASEAELTEYAAWATKMVGDVQRAVGELHGRGVVFCDLHPDNVLLSTGDRLVLIDFEVATLAEDKARSALAHPGYAAPGDRQGPDVDLYALACIALGLFAPQATMLLHLHPGKAFQLADMIAETFPVPRATLDTAVRAIVGKDLTEDPEMAALPLPGRAPWTEVRAAIAKAIVASATPERDDRLFPGDIAQFRSGGGINLATGAAGVLYALAKTDAGRFPAYEDWLREHARTTELGPGLYDGLHGVAYVLDELGHRQDALDAIELTLADDFGSRELGLYSGLAGVGLNLMHFSASEPSLNSAATRVLDLVADRLGDVTDVPEVSGEGKPRAGLMYGSSGPALLFLTAYERTGDTGLLDFAETALRQDLRRCIRTPEGMLQVNQGWRSLPYLEEGSAGIAMVLSRYLQHRPDEELAAELAALRLVTRCSYYVQPGLMMGRAGLLLAAAELGDSTDDLVRGLGWHALPYEGGLIFPGNQLLRLSTDLATGSAGVLLALGTALHERPVSLPFLGPPQWSESLSLRLPPKEV is encoded by the coding sequence ATGGAAAGTTACGAGCTGTACTGCCTGGCCGACCGGCGGTTCTACGACTCTCCCTCCACCGCCGAGGGTCAGCCGGACTTCGCCCTCGCCTCCCGGGAGGTCCCGGCCGGCTGGGAGCACGTGCCCGGCGAGATGTGGATGCACTACGCGCCGAGCGGCCTGGAGCTGCCGGCCCAGGGCTGGAAGATCCACGTCTCGGCCGGCCTCGCCGACGCCGAGCGGACGCTCGAGGTCGTCTGGGACTACTGCGTCCCCCGCGGCATCGCGTTCAAGTTCCTGCGCAACGAGCCGGTCCTGGTGATGGTCAACTCGAAGTCCGCCCCGCGCGGTTCGAGCGGCAAGCTCGTCACCATCTACCCCACCGACGAGGCGCAGCTCGAGCTGGTGCTCAAGGAGCTCGACGACCTGCTCGACGGCGTCCAGGGCCCGTACATCCTGAGCGACCTCCGGTACGCCGAGGGCCCGCTGTTCGTCCGGTACGGCGCCTTCGTCAGCCGCTACACCCTCGACCCGGCCGGCGAACGCGTCCTGGCCCTCGAGGACAACACCGGCCGGCTGGTCCCTGACCACCGCAGCCCCACCTTCACCACGCCGCCGTGGATCACGCTGCCGTCGTTCCTGCAGACGCATCTCGACGCCCGTAACGCGGTCACCACCAACGACCTCGCGTACACGATCGAAGGCGTCATCCAGTTCTCCAACGGCGGTGGCGTCTACCTCGGCCACCACAACGAGACCCAGGCCAAGGTCGTGCTCAAGGAAGGCCGGCCGTACGCCGGGCTCGACATGTCCGGCCGCGACGCGGTCGCCCGGATCGGTCACGAGCGCGACATCCTGCAGCGCCTCGACGGGCTCGACGTCGTACCGCAGGTCCACGACTACTTCACCCTCGGCGACCACCACTTCCTGGTCCAGGAGTTCGTCGACGCGAACCCGCTGCAGCGGGAACTCGTCCGGCGGTACCCGCTGACCCGCCCGGACGCGTCCGAGGCCGAGCTCACCGAGTACGCCGCGTGGGCGACCAAGATGGTCGGCGACGTCCAGCGCGCGGTCGGCGAACTCCACGGTCGCGGGGTCGTCTTCTGCGACCTGCACCCGGACAACGTGCTGCTGAGCACCGGCGACCGTCTCGTGCTGATCGACTTCGAGGTCGCGACGCTCGCCGAGGACAAGGCCCGCTCCGCGCTCGCCCACCCGGGCTACGCGGCGCCCGGCGACCGTCAGGGTCCGGACGTCGACCTGTACGCGCTGGCCTGTATCGCGCTCGGCCTGTTCGCGCCGCAGGCAACGATGCTGCTGCATCTCCATCCCGGCAAGGCGTTCCAGCTGGCCGACATGATCGCCGAGACCTTCCCGGTGCCGAGGGCAACGCTCGACACCGCCGTACGGGCCATCGTCGGCAAGGACCTGACCGAGGACCCGGAGATGGCGGCGCTGCCGCTGCCCGGCCGTGCGCCCTGGACCGAGGTCCGCGCCGCGATCGCCAAGGCGATTGTGGCCAGCGCGACCCCGGAGCGGGACGATCGGCTGTTCCCCGGCGACATCGCGCAGTTCCGCTCCGGCGGCGGGATCAACCTCGCGACCGGCGCGGCCGGCGTGCTCTACGCACTGGCGAAGACCGACGCGGGCCGCTTCCCGGCGTACGAGGACTGGCTGCGCGAGCACGCCAGGACCACCGAGCTCGGCCCCGGCCTGTACGACGGACTGCACGGCGTCGCGTACGTCCTCGACGAGCTCGGGCACCGGCAGGACGCGCTGGACGCGATCGAGCTGACGCTGGCCGACGACTTCGGCAGCCGCGAGCTGGGCCTGTACTCCGGCCTGGCCGGTGTCGGACTGAACCTGATGCACTTCTCCGCAAGCGAGCCGAGTCTCAACAGCGCGGCGACGCGTGTGCTCGACCTGGTCGCGGACCGGCTCGGCGACGTCACCGACGTACCGGAGGTGAGTGGTGAGGGGAAGCCGCGGGCCGGGCTCATGTACGGCTCGTCCGGTCCGGCGCTGCTCTTCCTGACGGCGTACGAGCGGACCGGTGACACCGGGCTGCTCGACTTCGCGGAGACCGCGCTGCGGCAGGACCTGCGCCGCTGCATCCGGACGCCGGAAGGCATGCTCCAGGTGAACCAGGGCTGGCGCTCGCTGCCCTACCTGGAAGAAGGCTCGGCCGGGATCGCGATGGTCCTCAGCCGCTACCTGCAGCACCGACCGGACGAGGAGCTGGCCGCCGAACTGGCCGCCCTCCGCCTGGTCACCCGCTGCTCCTACTACGTGCAGCCCGGCCTGATGATGGGTCGCGCCGGACTGCTGCTGGCTGCCGCCGAGCTGGGCGACAGCACCGACGACCTGGTCCGCGGACTCGGCTGGCACGCGCTGCCGTACGAGGGTGGACTGATCTTCCCCGGCAACCAGTTGCTCCGTCTCTCGACGGACCTGGCCACCGGATCCGCCGGCGTCCTGCTGGCCCTGGGAACCGCGCTGCACGAGCGGCCGGTCTCCCTCCCGTTCCTCGGACCTCCCCAGTGGTCCGAGTCTCTGTCCCTACGACTTCCTCCGAAGGAGGTGTAA
- a CDS encoding SapB/AmfS family lanthipeptide, translating into MALLDLQGLETPGYGHGGHHHGGSTLTVLGCNSQRPSNLSLLLCH; encoded by the coding sequence ATGGCACTTCTCGACCTTCAGGGTCTGGAGACCCCGGGCTACGGTCACGGCGGCCACCACCACGGCGGCTCCACGCTGACCGTGCTGGGCTGCAACTCGCAGCGTCCGAGCAACCTGAGCCTTCTGCTCTGCCACTGA
- a CDS encoding prolyl oligopeptidase family serine peptidase, which produces MDYPYAERLALVEQLHGQSVADPYRWLEDASSEQTRQWQAAQDELWLSYAGTLPTRYSFRSRVKALSSVGSVSAPVWRGDHCFLLRREPRQDHPVLSVDGVELLDPAKLDPSGLTTLDSWQPSPDGSLVAFQVSRGGSEQSVLHVLDVTTGALAEEPIDGCRYSPIAWLPDGKSFYYVRFRQVLLHAVGGSDQRVLADEASYGLDLSADGRWLTISASRGTTNDLWLADLRAGGAPHQLQLGGDAITLMSVGHDGRLYVVTTQDAPTGRVCVGDPENPLVWHDYVPADPDAPLSSLAVLDKVVLVGRTRGTIGEIAIHDLVTGRHLGDVPLPGQGSVGSLTTRPHGGHEAWFSYTDSITPAAIYAYDALTAETTLWSPAPGAAPTVEATATPVPFQSADGTSLELLVIAGPGSGPRPTILYGYGGFGQSLTPTYSAFALAWVEAGGVFVTATLRGGGERGHDWHRAGILDQKQNVIDDFLAAAEHLVADGWTTPSQLAACGESNGGLLVGAAITQRPDLFAAAVCSAPLLDMVRYEHTGLGAHWVPEFGSASDPVQLKTLLSYSPYHQVFTQDYPAVLFTTFANDTRVDPLHARKMCAALQHVSSHPVLLRTDADSGHASGGAGKGIALAADMLAFLDRQLR; this is translated from the coding sequence ATGGACTACCCGTACGCCGAACGGCTCGCGCTCGTCGAGCAGTTGCACGGGCAGAGCGTCGCCGACCCCTACCGCTGGCTCGAGGACGCCTCGAGCGAGCAGACCCGCCAGTGGCAGGCCGCGCAGGACGAGCTCTGGCTCTCGTACGCCGGGACGCTGCCCACCCGCTACTCGTTCCGCAGCCGCGTGAAGGCCTTGTCCTCGGTCGGTTCCGTCTCCGCGCCGGTCTGGCGTGGCGACCACTGCTTCCTGCTCCGCCGCGAGCCGCGTCAGGACCATCCCGTCCTGAGCGTCGACGGCGTCGAGCTGCTGGACCCCGCCAAGCTCGACCCGAGCGGACTGACCACGCTCGACTCCTGGCAGCCCTCGCCGGACGGGTCGCTGGTCGCCTTCCAGGTCTCCCGCGGCGGCTCCGAGCAGTCCGTGCTGCACGTGCTCGACGTGACGACCGGCGCTCTGGCCGAGGAGCCGATCGACGGTTGCCGCTACTCCCCGATCGCGTGGCTGCCGGACGGAAAGTCCTTCTACTACGTGCGATTCCGCCAGGTCCTGCTGCACGCGGTCGGCGGCTCGGACCAGCGCGTCCTCGCCGACGAAGCGTCGTACGGGCTGGATCTCAGCGCCGACGGCCGCTGGCTGACGATCTCCGCGTCGCGCGGGACCACCAACGATCTCTGGCTCGCGGACCTGCGAGCGGGCGGTGCGCCGCACCAGCTCCAGCTCGGCGGCGACGCGATCACGCTGATGTCGGTCGGCCACGACGGCCGCCTGTACGTCGTCACGACGCAGGACGCGCCGACCGGCCGGGTCTGCGTCGGCGACCCGGAGAATCCGCTGGTCTGGCACGACTACGTCCCCGCCGACCCGGACGCTCCGCTGAGCAGCCTGGCCGTGCTCGACAAGGTCGTGCTCGTCGGCCGCACCCGCGGAACCATCGGCGAGATCGCCATCCACGATCTGGTCACCGGCCGCCACCTCGGCGACGTCCCGCTGCCCGGCCAGGGGTCCGTCGGCTCGCTGACCACCCGCCCTCACGGCGGGCACGAGGCCTGGTTCTCCTACACCGACAGCATCACCCCCGCGGCGATCTACGCGTACGACGCCCTGACGGCCGAGACCACGCTCTGGTCGCCGGCGCCCGGCGCGGCTCCCACCGTCGAGGCGACCGCGACACCCGTCCCGTTCCAGTCGGCCGACGGCACCTCGCTGGAGCTGCTCGTCATCGCGGGCCCAGGGTCCGGTCCGCGGCCGACGATCCTCTACGGGTACGGCGGTTTCGGCCAGTCGCTCACCCCGACGTACTCCGCGTTCGCCCTGGCCTGGGTCGAGGCCGGCGGCGTCTTCGTCACCGCCACCCTGCGCGGCGGCGGTGAACGTGGCCACGACTGGCACCGGGCCGGCATCCTCGACCAGAAGCAGAACGTCATCGACGACTTCCTCGCGGCGGCCGAACACCTGGTCGCCGATGGCTGGACCACGCCGTCCCAGCTGGCCGCCTGCGGAGAGTCCAACGGCGGCCTGCTGGTCGGCGCCGCCATCACCCAGCGCCCGGACCTCTTCGCCGCCGCCGTCTGCTCGGCGCCGCTGCTCGACATGGTCCGCTACGAGCACACCGGTCTGGGCGCCCACTGGGTCCCGGAGTTCGGCTCGGCCTCGGATCCCGTGCAGCTGAAGACGTTGCTGAGCTATTCGCCGTATCACCAGGTCTTCACCCAGGATTATCCGGCGGTGCTCTTCACCACGTTCGCCAACGACACCCGCGTAGATCCCTTGCACGCAAGGAAGATGTGCGCCGCTCTTCAGCATGTCTCCAGCCATCCGGTGCTGCTCAGAACGGATGCTGACTCCGGCCACGCCTCCGGTGGTGCAGGGAAGGGCATCGCGCTCGCCGCCGACATGCTCGCGTTCCTCGACAGGCAGCTGCGATGA
- a CDS encoding ABC transporter ATP-binding protein: MSLAFGDVVRHSGKWLPVIALTSLGGSCVALALPSVLGRSVDAIVAGHGYDRWLSVAAVLVATGIICSLVDVFAGTASVAGTTAWLRHGLVQRVVRGGPEGTRDHETGDLVSRVSGNAVDAAQAGPALVSAFAAILPPAGSLVLLAFIDPWLAAAFFGGVLLVIGVLLVFARRTAQISLDYSETQGRLAGRLTEALTGIRTILAAGTTAREEHRVLSLLPELHKHGLLTWKILARSGAQAAIVGPLVLVAVLAVGGFQLVEGRITAGELFAAGQYAVLGAGLGSLTGVIGEIARAKAGVRRASEIFAVDSMPHGTLPLPSGPGHLRFEAVTVVANDTTLLYDVNLDLPGGATVAVVGPSGAGKSVLAAVAARLRDPSYGQVLLDGVPLQAVHRRSLRTAVGCAFERPTLVGTTIGDAISPNPLSTVRTLAAARATHAHDFVSRLPRGYRTPLPEAPMSGGERQRLGLARAWSASRLLVLDDATSSLDTATEMQISRTLTEDKHRRTRLIVTHRPATAARADLVVWLDHGVVRATARHRDLWHLPEYREVFG; the protein is encoded by the coding sequence ATGAGCCTCGCCTTCGGCGACGTCGTCCGTCACAGCGGCAAGTGGCTCCCCGTGATCGCTCTGACCTCACTGGGCGGCAGCTGTGTCGCGCTCGCACTCCCCTCGGTTCTCGGCCGGTCGGTCGACGCGATCGTCGCCGGCCACGGCTACGACCGCTGGCTCTCCGTCGCCGCGGTATTGGTTGCCACAGGCATCATTTGCTCCCTGGTCGACGTCTTCGCCGGCACCGCCTCCGTCGCCGGTACGACGGCCTGGCTGCGCCACGGCCTGGTCCAGCGCGTCGTCCGCGGCGGTCCCGAAGGGACTCGCGACCACGAGACCGGCGACCTGGTCAGCCGAGTCTCCGGCAACGCCGTCGACGCCGCCCAGGCCGGGCCCGCACTCGTCAGCGCGTTCGCCGCAATCCTCCCGCCGGCTGGCAGCCTCGTTCTGCTCGCCTTCATCGACCCCTGGCTCGCCGCGGCCTTCTTCGGCGGCGTCCTGCTCGTCATCGGCGTCCTCCTGGTCTTCGCCCGCCGTACCGCGCAGATCAGCCTCGACTACTCCGAAACCCAAGGCCGGCTGGCCGGTCGCCTCACCGAGGCCCTCACCGGCATCCGCACGATCCTCGCCGCCGGCACGACAGCCCGCGAGGAGCACCGCGTCCTCTCCCTCCTCCCCGAGCTCCACAAGCACGGCCTGCTCACCTGGAAGATCCTCGCCCGTTCCGGCGCCCAGGCCGCGATCGTCGGCCCACTCGTCCTGGTCGCCGTCCTGGCCGTCGGCGGCTTCCAACTCGTCGAGGGCCGCATCACCGCCGGCGAACTCTTCGCCGCCGGCCAGTACGCCGTACTCGGTGCCGGCCTCGGCAGCCTGACCGGCGTCATCGGCGAGATCGCCCGCGCCAAGGCCGGCGTCCGCCGCGCGAGCGAGATCTTCGCCGTCGACTCCATGCCCCACGGCACCCTCCCGCTCCCGTCCGGTCCCGGTCACCTGCGCTTCGAGGCCGTCACGGTCGTCGCCAACGACACGACCCTCCTGTACGACGTGAACCTCGACCTCCCCGGCGGCGCCACCGTCGCCGTCGTCGGGCCGAGCGGCGCCGGGAAGTCCGTGCTCGCCGCCGTCGCCGCGCGGCTGCGCGACCCGTCGTACGGGCAGGTGCTGCTGGACGGCGTACCGCTGCAGGCCGTCCACCGCCGTTCGCTGCGCACCGCGGTCGGCTGCGCCTTCGAGCGCCCGACGCTGGTCGGCACCACCATCGGCGACGCGATCTCGCCGAACCCGCTGAGCACCGTCCGCACGCTGGCCGCGGCCCGCGCGACGCACGCGCACGACTTCGTCAGCCGCCTCCCGCGCGGCTACCGCACTCCGTTGCCTGAGGCCCCTATGTCGGGCGGCGAACGGCAGCGCCTCGGTCTGGCCCGCGCGTGGTCCGCCAGCCGGCTGCTGGTGCTCGACGACGCGACGTCGAGCCTCGACACCGCGACCGAGATGCAGATCAGCCGCACGCTCACCGAGGACAAGCACCGCCGGACCCGCCTGATCGTCACCCACCGCCCGGCGACCGCGGCACGGGCCGACCTGGTCGTCTGGCTCGACCACGGCGTGGTCCGCGCCACCGCCCGGCACCGCGACCTCTGGCACCTCCCGGAGTACCGCGAGGTCTTCGGATGA
- a CDS encoding ABC transporter ATP-binding protein — MKRELSYGIAALKNRSALKLAIWSIPEILPTAIYGVAVAKATDSFLAGHAWQGIAWLGGLVATACLGAAGAHQVYGRLGEIVEPLRDDLVRRVVSSALHTGDTAAVARLNRQVEIVRDTFAGLVLVVRSFAVTLVGVLAGLLSLAPAIAGFVVPPFLLGFLASLAVLGLAADRVRASLQADEDLAAAAGMTFSGVRDITATGSEEFAEHLTGRPIEAQADAERALARVAALRTLCFAIGGWAPLLILLAAGPWLVGRGVSTGTLLGGLTYVLVGLQPALSTVMGALGDSGLRYVVTLGRILSVQSPEATPRTAAPLTCEVQTTGLTFAYGPAAEPVIEDLHLIVPEGEHLAVVGPSGIGKSTLAGLICGMLQPTGGQVLIGGVPTHTVAPDTRVLIPQEAYVFGATVMENLNYLLPDATPSEVQQAIDAVGSGALVDRIGGLQAQVKPNDLSAGERQLIALTRAYLSPAALVVLDEATCYLDPEAERRAEEAFATRGGTLIVIAHRITSALRARKILVMDGNRAALGTHTSLLHSSPLYQELQGHWHPTETLPSQPAPGFQIQPAS; from the coding sequence ATGAAACGCGAACTGTCCTACGGGATCGCAGCTCTCAAGAACCGGTCGGCGCTGAAGCTGGCGATCTGGTCGATCCCGGAGATCCTCCCCACCGCCATCTACGGCGTCGCCGTGGCGAAAGCCACCGACAGCTTCCTGGCCGGCCACGCCTGGCAAGGCATCGCCTGGCTCGGCGGCCTCGTCGCGACCGCCTGCCTGGGAGCTGCCGGCGCCCACCAGGTCTACGGCCGCCTCGGCGAGATCGTCGAGCCTCTCCGTGACGACCTCGTCCGACGAGTCGTCAGCAGCGCCCTCCACACCGGCGACACCGCCGCCGTCGCCCGCCTCAACCGCCAGGTCGAGATCGTCCGCGACACCTTCGCCGGCCTTGTGCTGGTCGTCCGCAGCTTCGCCGTCACACTCGTCGGCGTCCTGGCCGGTCTGCTCTCCCTCGCCCCGGCGATCGCCGGCTTCGTCGTACCGCCTTTCCTGCTGGGCTTTCTGGCCTCGCTGGCGGTCCTCGGCCTGGCCGCCGACCGGGTCCGCGCGTCTCTCCAAGCCGACGAGGACCTGGCCGCGGCAGCGGGCATGACCTTCAGCGGAGTCCGTGACATCACCGCCACCGGCTCGGAGGAGTTCGCCGAGCACCTCACCGGCCGACCCATCGAGGCCCAGGCCGATGCAGAACGAGCCCTGGCCCGAGTCGCCGCCCTCCGCACGCTCTGCTTCGCCATCGGCGGCTGGGCGCCGCTCCTGATCCTGCTGGCCGCCGGTCCCTGGCTGGTCGGTCGCGGAGTCTCCACCGGCACGCTCCTCGGCGGTCTCACGTACGTCCTGGTCGGCCTGCAGCCCGCCTTGAGCACCGTGATGGGAGCCCTCGGCGACAGCGGCCTCCGGTACGTCGTCACGCTCGGTCGCATCCTGTCCGTGCAGTCACCCGAGGCAACACCGCGGACGGCGGCCCCGCTCACCTGTGAGGTGCAGACCACCGGGCTGACCTTCGCCTACGGCCCCGCAGCGGAGCCGGTGATCGAGGACCTCCACCTGATCGTCCCCGAGGGCGAACACCTCGCGGTGGTCGGCCCCAGCGGCATCGGCAAGTCGACGCTGGCCGGCCTGATCTGCGGGATGCTGCAGCCGACGGGCGGCCAGGTCCTGATCGGCGGCGTACCGACCCACACGGTGGCGCCCGACACCCGCGTACTGATCCCGCAGGAGGCGTACGTCTTCGGCGCGACCGTGATGGAGAACCTCAACTACCTGCTGCCCGACGCGACCCCGTCGGAGGTCCAGCAAGCGATCGACGCGGTCGGCTCCGGCGCCCTGGTCGACCGCATCGGCGGGCTCCAGGCGCAGGTGAAGCCCAACGACCTCTCGGCGGGTGAGCGCCAGCTGATCGCTCTCACTCGCGCCTACCTGTCGCCCGCGGCTCTCGTCGTCCTGGACGAAGCGACGTGTTACCTCGATCCCGAGGCCGAGCGGCGCGCCGAGGAGGCGTTCGCGACCCGCGGCGGCACGCTGATCGTGATCGCCCACCGGATCACCTCGGCGCTGCGGGCCCGGAAGATCCTCGTGATGGACGGCAACCGCGCCGCCCTCGGCACGCACACCAGCCTGCTCCACAGTTCACCGCTCTACCAGGAGCTGCAGGGCCACTGGCACCCGACGGAGACGCTTCCGTCGCAGCCCGCGCCGGGGTTTCAGATCCAGCCCGCGTCCTGA
- a CDS encoding LuxR C-terminal-related transcriptional regulator translates to MIRVVLGHRGTLVRGALAAVLSKESDFDVMAELDRSDDVLTSVRLRPHVVVLDPQLPGKLGIEELCRKLTGRGVLVMVDHEAIAATSMALVKQAPRIGLIATDATTEQFVEAVRDVAKGLPVVDVRLAVAALRAGDNPLTDRECEVLRQVTTGATAQEVARTLSLSAGTVRNYLSRILAKTGARSRIEAIRKAQDAGWI, encoded by the coding sequence GTGATCCGAGTGGTACTCGGCCACCGCGGCACGTTGGTGCGTGGAGCACTGGCCGCGGTGCTGTCCAAGGAGTCCGACTTCGACGTGATGGCCGAGCTCGACCGGTCCGACGACGTCCTGACCTCCGTCAGGCTGCGTCCACACGTCGTGGTGCTCGATCCACAGCTGCCGGGCAAGCTCGGGATCGAGGAGCTGTGCCGCAAGCTGACCGGCCGCGGGGTGCTGGTGATGGTCGACCACGAGGCGATCGCCGCGACCAGCATGGCGCTGGTCAAGCAGGCACCGCGGATCGGGCTGATCGCGACCGACGCGACCACCGAGCAGTTCGTCGAGGCCGTGCGCGACGTGGCGAAGGGGCTGCCGGTGGTCGACGTCCGGCTGGCCGTCGCCGCGCTGCGGGCCGGGGACAATCCGCTCACGGACCGTGAGTGCGAGGTTCTGCGGCAGGTGACCACGGGCGCGACGGCGCAGGAGGTCGCGCGGACGCTGAGCCTGAGCGCGGGCACGGTCCGGAATTACCTGTCCCGGATCCTCGCGAAGACCGGCGCGCGGAGCCGGATCGAGGCCATCAGGAAGGCTCAGGACGCGGGCTGGATCTGA
- a CDS encoding transglycosylase family protein produces MSKARHARPRRSTRRIARTLSVAGLGVGITAAGAGAAFAADYKVKAGDTLSEIAQANGADWHQLAELNGLDNPDLILIGQTLKLDGAPKATVTERRSKAKPSTERSERTKPATKSERKTRTTRSEARKPSSGSTSVSMSAAWRKVAQCESGGNPRAVNPSGKYHGLFQFDRQTWRSVGGSGLASQASAGEQLMRAKKLYAQRGASPWPECGRYLR; encoded by the coding sequence ATGTCCAAAGCTCGACACGCCCGGCCCCGGCGAAGTACCCGCCGGATCGCCCGGACCCTGTCCGTCGCCGGTCTCGGCGTCGGTATTACCGCGGCCGGCGCAGGTGCCGCCTTCGCGGCCGACTACAAGGTGAAAGCCGGGGACACCCTCTCCGAGATCGCGCAGGCCAACGGCGCCGACTGGCACCAGCTGGCCGAGCTGAACGGTCTCGACAACCCCGACCTGATCCTGATCGGCCAGACCCTGAAGCTCGACGGCGCGCCGAAGGCCACCGTCACCGAGCGCCGGTCGAAGGCCAAGCCGTCCACCGAACGGTCCGAGCGCACGAAGCCGGCCACCAAGTCCGAGCGCAAGACCCGGACCACCCGGTCGGAGGCCCGCAAGCCCAGCAGCGGCTCGACGAGCGTGTCGATGAGCGCGGCCTGGCGCAAGGTCGCGCAGTGCGAGTCGGGCGGCAACCCGCGGGCGGTGAACCCGTCGGGCAAGTACCACGGTCTGTTCCAGTTCGACCGCCAGACCTGGCGCAGCGTCGGCGGCTCCGGCCTCGCCTCCCAGGCCTCGGCCGGCGAGCAGCTGATGCGCGCGAAGAAGCTGTACGCCCAGCGCGGCGCCTCACCGTGGCCGGAGTGCGGCCGCTACCTGCGCTGA
- a CDS encoding class I SAM-dependent methyltransferase codes for MTSRSYAEYEAMFDLTELPESVLDCCAGGAGFTAEAAARGVDAVAVDPAYELPGAELVDTVRRSLPAGSGIVDHHAASFVWHWYGSPERRDELRIDAADRFLTDVAEAPDRYVPGSLPELPFPDQRFELVLSSHLLFTWADKYDRAWHLAALNELIRVSRSEVRIFPLVKQGAGDPVEFLPSLLEELDGVRSEIRKVPYEFQVGADEMLVLTR; via the coding sequence GTGACATCACGCTCGTACGCCGAGTACGAGGCGATGTTCGATCTGACCGAACTCCCCGAGTCCGTGCTCGACTGCTGCGCCGGCGGCGCCGGGTTCACCGCCGAAGCGGCCGCCCGGGGCGTCGACGCCGTCGCGGTCGACCCGGCGTACGAGCTGCCGGGCGCCGAGCTGGTCGACACCGTACGGCGCAGCCTGCCGGCCGGGTCGGGGATCGTGGACCATCACGCGGCGAGCTTCGTCTGGCACTGGTACGGCTCGCCCGAGCGTCGCGACGAGCTGCGGATCGACGCGGCCGACCGGTTCCTGACCGACGTCGCGGAGGCCCCGGACCGGTACGTCCCGGGCAGCCTGCCCGAGCTGCCGTTCCCGGATCAGCGGTTCGAGCTGGTGCTGAGCTCGCACCTGCTGTTCACGTGGGCCGACAAGTACGACCGCGCCTGGCACCTGGCGGCGCTGAACGAGCTGATCCGGGTGTCGCGGTCGGAGGTGCGGATCTTCCCGCTGGTGAAGCAGGGCGCGGGCGACCCGGTGGAGTTCCTGCCGTCGCTGCTGGAGGAGCTGGACGGCGTCCGGTCCGAGATCCGGAAGGTGCCGTACGAGTTCCAGGTCGGCGCCGACGAGATGCTGGTCCTGACCCGCTGA
- a CDS encoding Pr6Pr family membrane protein has protein sequence MTKSGAGRALTPKIFHAVTALVVITGLVVQLFVTANGTDGFFPDNPDRVFNMFAYFTILSNVLLGGTTLLLAITPERDSLLFRTLRLNGVLCMAVTGIVYHVALADLDDLTGWAAVANLLLHTVTPILGVLGWLLFGPRGRTDRTVVAWSIAFPLLWLVFTLVRGAAIGFWPYPFVNADDLGYAKVLVNCLLVALLFLALAFGAMLLDRRLNRTAVER, from the coding sequence ATGACGAAGTCCGGTGCGGGGCGGGCCCTCACTCCGAAAATCTTCCACGCGGTCACGGCGCTGGTGGTGATCACCGGGCTGGTGGTCCAGCTGTTCGTGACGGCCAACGGCACCGACGGCTTCTTCCCGGACAACCCCGACCGGGTGTTCAACATGTTCGCCTACTTCACGATCCTGTCGAACGTGCTGCTCGGCGGGACGACCCTGCTGCTGGCGATCACGCCCGAGCGCGACTCGCTGCTGTTCCGGACGTTGCGGCTGAACGGCGTGCTCTGCATGGCCGTCACCGGCATCGTCTACCACGTCGCGCTGGCCGACCTCGACGACCTCACCGGCTGGGCCGCGGTCGCCAACCTGCTGCTGCACACCGTGACCCCGATTCTCGGCGTGCTCGGCTGGCTGCTGTTCGGTCCGCGCGGCCGGACCGATCGGACCGTGGTCGCCTGGTCGATCGCGTTCCCGCTGCTCTGGCTGGTGTTCACGCTGGTCCGGGGCGCGGCGATCGGTTTCTGGCCGTACCCGTTCGTCAACGCCGACGATCTCGGCTACGCAAAGGTCTTGGTCAACTGTCTGCTCGTCGCGCTACTGTTCCTGGCTCTGGCGTTCGGGGCGATGCTGCTCGACCGCCGGCTGAACAGGACCGCCGTCGAGAGGTAG